From Nicotiana tabacum cultivar K326 chromosome 20, ASM71507v2, whole genome shotgun sequence, one genomic window encodes:
- the LOC107816643 gene encoding vacuolar protein sorting-associated protein 35B isoform X2, which yields MRSPPTSRYLLCTVGSVYIKSKEAPAKDILKDLVEMCRGVQHPTRGLFLRSYLAQITRDKLPDLGSEYEGEGDTVMDAVDFVLQNFTEMNKLWVRMQHHGPVRLKEKLEKERSELRDLVGKNLHVLSQIEGVDLEMYKDVVLPRVLEQVVNCKDEIAQYYLMDCIIQVFPDEYHLQTLETLLGACPQLQPAVDVKTVLSRLMDRLSNYADSSPEVLPDFLQVEAFAKLSSAIGKVIDAQIDMPVVGAISLYVSLLTFTLRVHPDRLDYVDQVLGACVKKLSGKAKLEDSKATKQVVALLSAPLEKYTDIVTVLTLSNYPRVMDHLDAETNKIMAKIIIESIMKNDTCVSTADKVEVLFELIKGLIKDLDETATDELDEEDFKEEQNSVARLIHMLYNDEPEEMLKIICTVRKHIMAGGPKRITFTVPPLVFSALKLVRRLQGQDGDMAGEEVPATPKKIFQLMNETIEALSSVPSSELALRLYLQCAEAANDCDLEPIAYEFFTQAFVLYEEEVADSKAQVTAIHLIIGTLQKMTVFGVENRDTLTHKATGYSAKLLKKPDQCRAVYACSHLFWVDDQDGIKDGERVLLCLKRSLRIANAAQQQANVTRGSSGPVTLFVEILNKYLYFFEKGNPQITPGAIQSLIELIKTEMQSDTTTPDSASDAFFTSTLRYVQFQRQKGGLMGEKYNPIKEVA from the exons ATGAGGTCACCCCCGACATCTAG GTATCTCCTATGTACAGTAGGATCTGTATACATCAAATCAAAAGAGGCTCCTGCTAAAGATATTCTCAAGGATCTTGTTGAAATGTGTCGTGGTGTTCAGCATCCGACACGTGGTCTCTTCTTGAGGAGTTATCTTGCTCAAATTACCAGAGACAAATTGCCAGACTTAGGTTCTGAGTATGAAGG AGAAGGCGATACCGTCATGGATGCTGTAGATTTTGTGCTGCAGAACTTCACAGAGATGAATAAACTTTGGGTTAGAATGCAGCATCAT GGACCTGTCAGGTTGAAAGAGAAACTGGAAAAAGAAAGGAGCGAACTTCGTGATCTT GTCGGGAAGAATTTGCACGTTCTTAGTCAGATAGAGGGTGTTGATCTTGAAATGTACAAGGATGTGGTTCTGCCCAGAGTTTTGGAGCAG GTTGTCAATTGTAAGGATGAGATTGCCCAGTATTATCTGATGGACTGCATAATTCAGGTCTTTCCAGATGAGTACCACTTGCAGACACTTGAAACCTTATTGGGTGCTTGTCCGCAACTCCAA ccTGCTGTTGACGTTAAGACTGTGCTGTCACGATTGATGGACAGATTGTCAAACTATGCTGATTCAAGTCCCGAA GTGTTACCTGACTTCCTTCAAGTTGAAGCATTTGCCAAGCTAAGCAGTGCCATCGGGAAG GTCATTGATGCACAAATTGATATGCCAGTTGTTGGAGCCATTTCTTTGTATGTATCTCTACTGACCTTCACTCTCCGTGTTCATCCTGATCGACTAGACTACGTGGATCAAGTACTG GGAGCATGTGTCAAGAAACTTTCTGGTAAAGCAAAGCTTGAGGATAGTAAAGCGACAAAACAAGTTGTTGCTCTCCTGAGTGCACCGTTGGAGAAATACACTGACATTGTGACAGTTCTAACTCTTTCAAATTATCCACGTGTCATGGATCACCTTGATGCTGAAACAAATAAGATCATGGCGAAGATAATCATTGAGAGCATCATGAAGAATGACACCTGTGTATCAACTGCTGACAAG GTTGAGGTTTTGTTTGAATTGATAAAAGGGCTCATCAAGGACTTGGATGAAACTGCTACCGATGAG CTCGATGAGGAGGATTTCAAGGAGGAACAGAATTCTGTTGCTCGTCTTATACACATGCTATATAATGATGAACCTGAGGAAATGTTAAAG ATAATATGCACTGTTAGGAAGCATATAATGGCTGGAGGTCCAAAGCGCATAACTTTCACAGTTCCTCCTCTAGTCTTTTCTGCACTGAAG TTGGTTAGGAGACTGCAAGGTCAGGATGGAGATATGGCTGGAGAAGAGGTTCCAGCTACACCAAAGAAAATTTTTCAGTTAATGAATGAG ACTATCGAGGCTCTTTCATCAGTTCCATCGTCAGAACTGGCATTGAGGTTGTACTTGCAGTGTGCAGAG GCTGCCAATGATTGTGATCTTGAACCAATTGCGTATGAATTTTTTACACAAGCTTTTGTACTATATGAAGAAGAAGTTGCG GATTCAAAAGCGCAAGTGACTGCAATACACTTGATAATTGGAACTCTTCAGAAGATGACTGTGTTTGGTGTTGAGAACAGGGATACCTTAACTCATAAGGCCACAGGG TATTCAGCAAAACTTCTAAAGAAACCTGATCAATGTAGAGCAGTTTATGCTTGTTCACATCTCTTTTGGGTTGACGATCAAGATGGTATTAAAGATGGAGAAAG GGTCTTGCTTTGCCTAAAGCGTTCGTTGCGGATTGCTAATGCAGCACAGCAACAGGCAAATGTTACAAGGGGTAGCAGTGGACCTGTCACACTTTTTGTTGAAATACTTAACAA GTACCTCTATTTTTTTGAGAAGGGGAACCCTCAAATAACACCTGGTGCAATTCAGAGCCTTATAGAGTTGATTAAAACTGAGATGCAGAGTGACACCACGACCCCAGATTCTGCTTCGGACGCTTTCTTCACCAGCACATTGCGCTATGTTCAATTTCAGAGACAAAAAGGAGGGCTAATGGGAGAGAAATACAATCCAATTAAG GAGGTTGCCTGA
- the LOC107816643 gene encoding vacuolar protein sorting-associated protein 35B isoform X1, whose amino-acid sequence MIATEGIEDEEKWLAEGIAAIQHNAFYMSRALDSNNLREALKYSALLLSELRTSKLSPHKYYELYMRAFDELRKLEMFFREEDRHGCSVINLYELVQHAGNILPRLYLLCTVGSVYIKSKEAPAKDILKDLVEMCRGVQHPTRGLFLRSYLAQITRDKLPDLGSEYEGEGDTVMDAVDFVLQNFTEMNKLWVRMQHHGPVRLKEKLEKERSELRDLVGKNLHVLSQIEGVDLEMYKDVVLPRVLEQVVNCKDEIAQYYLMDCIIQVFPDEYHLQTLETLLGACPQLQPAVDVKTVLSRLMDRLSNYADSSPEVLPDFLQVEAFAKLSSAIGKVIDAQIDMPVVGAISLYVSLLTFTLRVHPDRLDYVDQVLGACVKKLSGKAKLEDSKATKQVVALLSAPLEKYTDIVTVLTLSNYPRVMDHLDAETNKIMAKIIIESIMKNDTCVSTADKVEVLFELIKGLIKDLDETATDELDEEDFKEEQNSVARLIHMLYNDEPEEMLKIICTVRKHIMAGGPKRITFTVPPLVFSALKLVRRLQGQDGDMAGEEVPATPKKIFQLMNETIEALSSVPSSELALRLYLQCAEAANDCDLEPIAYEFFTQAFVLYEEEVADSKAQVTAIHLIIGTLQKMTVFGVENRDTLTHKATGYSAKLLKKPDQCRAVYACSHLFWVDDQDGIKDGERVLLCLKRSLRIANAAQQQANVTRGSSGPVTLFVEILNKYLYFFEKGNPQITPGAIQSLIELIKTEMQSDTTTPDSASDAFFTSTLRYVQFQRQKGGLMGEKYNPIKEVA is encoded by the exons ATATGCGAGCTTTTGATGAATTGAGGAAGCTGGAGATGTTCTTCAGAGAAGAAGATAGACATGGTTGTTCAGTTATTAACTTATATGAACTCGTTCAACATGCTGGAAATATATTGCCTCGGTT GTATCTCCTATGTACAGTAGGATCTGTATACATCAAATCAAAAGAGGCTCCTGCTAAAGATATTCTCAAGGATCTTGTTGAAATGTGTCGTGGTGTTCAGCATCCGACACGTGGTCTCTTCTTGAGGAGTTATCTTGCTCAAATTACCAGAGACAAATTGCCAGACTTAGGTTCTGAGTATGAAGG AGAAGGCGATACCGTCATGGATGCTGTAGATTTTGTGCTGCAGAACTTCACAGAGATGAATAAACTTTGGGTTAGAATGCAGCATCAT GGACCTGTCAGGTTGAAAGAGAAACTGGAAAAAGAAAGGAGCGAACTTCGTGATCTT GTCGGGAAGAATTTGCACGTTCTTAGTCAGATAGAGGGTGTTGATCTTGAAATGTACAAGGATGTGGTTCTGCCCAGAGTTTTGGAGCAG GTTGTCAATTGTAAGGATGAGATTGCCCAGTATTATCTGATGGACTGCATAATTCAGGTCTTTCCAGATGAGTACCACTTGCAGACACTTGAAACCTTATTGGGTGCTTGTCCGCAACTCCAA ccTGCTGTTGACGTTAAGACTGTGCTGTCACGATTGATGGACAGATTGTCAAACTATGCTGATTCAAGTCCCGAA GTGTTACCTGACTTCCTTCAAGTTGAAGCATTTGCCAAGCTAAGCAGTGCCATCGGGAAG GTCATTGATGCACAAATTGATATGCCAGTTGTTGGAGCCATTTCTTTGTATGTATCTCTACTGACCTTCACTCTCCGTGTTCATCCTGATCGACTAGACTACGTGGATCAAGTACTG GGAGCATGTGTCAAGAAACTTTCTGGTAAAGCAAAGCTTGAGGATAGTAAAGCGACAAAACAAGTTGTTGCTCTCCTGAGTGCACCGTTGGAGAAATACACTGACATTGTGACAGTTCTAACTCTTTCAAATTATCCACGTGTCATGGATCACCTTGATGCTGAAACAAATAAGATCATGGCGAAGATAATCATTGAGAGCATCATGAAGAATGACACCTGTGTATCAACTGCTGACAAG GTTGAGGTTTTGTTTGAATTGATAAAAGGGCTCATCAAGGACTTGGATGAAACTGCTACCGATGAG CTCGATGAGGAGGATTTCAAGGAGGAACAGAATTCTGTTGCTCGTCTTATACACATGCTATATAATGATGAACCTGAGGAAATGTTAAAG ATAATATGCACTGTTAGGAAGCATATAATGGCTGGAGGTCCAAAGCGCATAACTTTCACAGTTCCTCCTCTAGTCTTTTCTGCACTGAAG TTGGTTAGGAGACTGCAAGGTCAGGATGGAGATATGGCTGGAGAAGAGGTTCCAGCTACACCAAAGAAAATTTTTCAGTTAATGAATGAG ACTATCGAGGCTCTTTCATCAGTTCCATCGTCAGAACTGGCATTGAGGTTGTACTTGCAGTGTGCAGAG GCTGCCAATGATTGTGATCTTGAACCAATTGCGTATGAATTTTTTACACAAGCTTTTGTACTATATGAAGAAGAAGTTGCG GATTCAAAAGCGCAAGTGACTGCAATACACTTGATAATTGGAACTCTTCAGAAGATGACTGTGTTTGGTGTTGAGAACAGGGATACCTTAACTCATAAGGCCACAGGG TATTCAGCAAAACTTCTAAAGAAACCTGATCAATGTAGAGCAGTTTATGCTTGTTCACATCTCTTTTGGGTTGACGATCAAGATGGTATTAAAGATGGAGAAAG GGTCTTGCTTTGCCTAAAGCGTTCGTTGCGGATTGCTAATGCAGCACAGCAACAGGCAAATGTTACAAGGGGTAGCAGTGGACCTGTCACACTTTTTGTTGAAATACTTAACAA GTACCTCTATTTTTTTGAGAAGGGGAACCCTCAAATAACACCTGGTGCAATTCAGAGCCTTATAGAGTTGATTAAAACTGAGATGCAGAGTGACACCACGACCCCAGATTCTGCTTCGGACGCTTTCTTCACCAGCACATTGCGCTATGTTCAATTTCAGAGACAAAAAGGAGGGCTAATGGGAGAGAAATACAATCCAATTAAG GAGGTTGCCTGA
- the LOC107816643 gene encoding vacuolar protein sorting-associated protein 35B isoform X3, with product MKGKSVDYSYLDCVMFRLPIISRQLCKEGDTVMDAVDFVLQNFTEMNKLWVRMQHHGPVRLKEKLEKERSELRDLVGKNLHVLSQIEGVDLEMYKDVVLPRVLEQVVNCKDEIAQYYLMDCIIQVFPDEYHLQTLETLLGACPQLQPAVDVKTVLSRLMDRLSNYADSSPEVLPDFLQVEAFAKLSSAIGKVIDAQIDMPVVGAISLYVSLLTFTLRVHPDRLDYVDQVLGACVKKLSGKAKLEDSKATKQVVALLSAPLEKYTDIVTVLTLSNYPRVMDHLDAETNKIMAKIIIESIMKNDTCVSTADKVEVLFELIKGLIKDLDETATDELDEEDFKEEQNSVARLIHMLYNDEPEEMLKIICTVRKHIMAGGPKRITFTVPPLVFSALKLVRRLQGQDGDMAGEEVPATPKKIFQLMNETIEALSSVPSSELALRLYLQCAEAANDCDLEPIAYEFFTQAFVLYEEEVADSKAQVTAIHLIIGTLQKMTVFGVENRDTLTHKATGYSAKLLKKPDQCRAVYACSHLFWVDDQDGIKDGERVLLCLKRSLRIANAAQQQANVTRGSSGPVTLFVEILNKYLYFFEKGNPQITPGAIQSLIELIKTEMQSDTTTPDSASDAFFTSTLRYVQFQRQKGGLMGEKYNPIKEVA from the exons ATGAAGGGTAAATCTGTTGATTACTCATACTTGGATTGCGTGATGTTTAGGTTGCCCATCATATCACGTCAGCTCTGCAA AGAAGGCGATACCGTCATGGATGCTGTAGATTTTGTGCTGCAGAACTTCACAGAGATGAATAAACTTTGGGTTAGAATGCAGCATCAT GGACCTGTCAGGTTGAAAGAGAAACTGGAAAAAGAAAGGAGCGAACTTCGTGATCTT GTCGGGAAGAATTTGCACGTTCTTAGTCAGATAGAGGGTGTTGATCTTGAAATGTACAAGGATGTGGTTCTGCCCAGAGTTTTGGAGCAG GTTGTCAATTGTAAGGATGAGATTGCCCAGTATTATCTGATGGACTGCATAATTCAGGTCTTTCCAGATGAGTACCACTTGCAGACACTTGAAACCTTATTGGGTGCTTGTCCGCAACTCCAA ccTGCTGTTGACGTTAAGACTGTGCTGTCACGATTGATGGACAGATTGTCAAACTATGCTGATTCAAGTCCCGAA GTGTTACCTGACTTCCTTCAAGTTGAAGCATTTGCCAAGCTAAGCAGTGCCATCGGGAAG GTCATTGATGCACAAATTGATATGCCAGTTGTTGGAGCCATTTCTTTGTATGTATCTCTACTGACCTTCACTCTCCGTGTTCATCCTGATCGACTAGACTACGTGGATCAAGTACTG GGAGCATGTGTCAAGAAACTTTCTGGTAAAGCAAAGCTTGAGGATAGTAAAGCGACAAAACAAGTTGTTGCTCTCCTGAGTGCACCGTTGGAGAAATACACTGACATTGTGACAGTTCTAACTCTTTCAAATTATCCACGTGTCATGGATCACCTTGATGCTGAAACAAATAAGATCATGGCGAAGATAATCATTGAGAGCATCATGAAGAATGACACCTGTGTATCAACTGCTGACAAG GTTGAGGTTTTGTTTGAATTGATAAAAGGGCTCATCAAGGACTTGGATGAAACTGCTACCGATGAG CTCGATGAGGAGGATTTCAAGGAGGAACAGAATTCTGTTGCTCGTCTTATACACATGCTATATAATGATGAACCTGAGGAAATGTTAAAG ATAATATGCACTGTTAGGAAGCATATAATGGCTGGAGGTCCAAAGCGCATAACTTTCACAGTTCCTCCTCTAGTCTTTTCTGCACTGAAG TTGGTTAGGAGACTGCAAGGTCAGGATGGAGATATGGCTGGAGAAGAGGTTCCAGCTACACCAAAGAAAATTTTTCAGTTAATGAATGAG ACTATCGAGGCTCTTTCATCAGTTCCATCGTCAGAACTGGCATTGAGGTTGTACTTGCAGTGTGCAGAG GCTGCCAATGATTGTGATCTTGAACCAATTGCGTATGAATTTTTTACACAAGCTTTTGTACTATATGAAGAAGAAGTTGCG GATTCAAAAGCGCAAGTGACTGCAATACACTTGATAATTGGAACTCTTCAGAAGATGACTGTGTTTGGTGTTGAGAACAGGGATACCTTAACTCATAAGGCCACAGGG TATTCAGCAAAACTTCTAAAGAAACCTGATCAATGTAGAGCAGTTTATGCTTGTTCACATCTCTTTTGGGTTGACGATCAAGATGGTATTAAAGATGGAGAAAG GGTCTTGCTTTGCCTAAAGCGTTCGTTGCGGATTGCTAATGCAGCACAGCAACAGGCAAATGTTACAAGGGGTAGCAGTGGACCTGTCACACTTTTTGTTGAAATACTTAACAA GTACCTCTATTTTTTTGAGAAGGGGAACCCTCAAATAACACCTGGTGCAATTCAGAGCCTTATAGAGTTGATTAAAACTGAGATGCAGAGTGACACCACGACCCCAGATTCTGCTTCGGACGCTTTCTTCACCAGCACATTGCGCTATGTTCAATTTCAGAGACAAAAAGGAGGGCTAATGGGAGAGAAATACAATCCAATTAAG GAGGTTGCCTGA